The following are encoded together in the Parabacteroides chongii genome:
- a CDS encoding TonB-dependent receptor, whose translation MKNVSIEEVLNAIEQKTEYRFLYNKDVVNVGQKVNVSANESDISDLLNSILKNTDIHYTISDRQIVLSKSGLLSQSLNADERIITGVVTDENGEPIIGANVIVKNNPTLGGITDVDGKFSITIPSKATLVVSYIGYDSEEMTVTNQTVLKVVLRESHSQLDEVIVVGYGSTSTRKTVSSVTSVKTDKIDELPYTSTSAALQGRAAGVIVQQTGGEPGGTVPTISIRGGGTPLYIIDGIIREPLDFNALTSSDIESISVLKDASATAVYGAQAGNGIVLVTTKRGNSEKINIDYTAGFDWSRPTVIPDRVNAIEYVTSANKAAEYDGRGAYAMYSEDVVNKVLNHSDPANYPDNDWLKMAINNFAPQMRHNLSMSGKSKNGVKYYTSLGYLNQESLFKQSHNNTFKRYNIRSNVSSSFDNIGLEVGLNLDAILEKRNPNPYGQSLIWRNLLAYNKPIDVAYNPDGTYSALSVHPLAWLDKESGYDRVSDNILNAQLYATWALPWDKGLKFKILANSRYSNYNRKYFQSSAPQYSPAGELKEASPSDMSLTNSWWRNNTLEASVEYSRAIDRHFFEVQGVYSYYNTTNEEFSASRNGFISNDFDQLFAGDATTQQNTGTAQEGARIGYVGRLRYNYADKYLVEGNFRYDGSDNFARDQRWGFFPSGALAWVVSEEGFMRSLKDKQIIDFFKIRASYGQVGLETGVTRFGYIPTYSYNSQSAVVGGQFVAGFTEGNLVSNALSWYTKDVFDIGFDMAFLNNHLNFTFDYYYYKTKGYLISPQNRYTTTLGKDLPQVKSKSVHRRAGYEAMVRYKNKVGDLNYDLGFNFTTYDELWEVNESESEATLKNPKKRSTHQKNYFGNAYHSGGIYQNVGDVLDNPRFLSATELKPGDLSYIDVNGDGKIDSEDQVRIGKPFFPSFNYGFDFNLEYKGFFLYGLFQGTGPRYVELGGLMKGGNTMEMNYKYQLDFWAPDNTDAAYPRASSYQNINSSNNTQSSDFWIKNASYFRMKSLQFGYDFKNILLKNVSAISKLKLSVMGTNLFTISGVKDYFDPEVVDGSGQGYPVQQTFSVALNVGF comes from the coding sequence ATGAAGAATGTATCGATAGAAGAGGTATTGAACGCAATAGAACAAAAGACGGAGTATCGCTTTTTGTATAATAAAGATGTTGTCAATGTCGGGCAAAAAGTGAATGTCTCTGCCAATGAGAGTGATATATCAGATTTATTGAATAGTATATTGAAAAATACTGATATACATTATACCATTAGTGATCGTCAGATCGTATTAAGTAAAAGTGGTTTGTTATCTCAGTCTTTAAATGCAGATGAACGAATTATAACGGGAGTCGTGACAGACGAAAATGGAGAACCTATCATTGGTGCCAACGTGATTGTCAAGAATAACCCGACACTGGGTGGAATTACCGATGTAGACGGTAAATTTAGTATTACGATACCTTCCAAAGCTACTTTGGTTGTTTCTTATATTGGATATGATTCTGAAGAGATGACCGTAACGAATCAAACAGTATTGAAAGTTGTTTTGAGGGAAAGCCACAGCCAGTTGGATGAAGTGATTGTAGTTGGTTATGGTTCAACATCTACTCGGAAAACAGTAAGTTCTGTTACCAGTGTGAAGACCGATAAAATCGATGAGTTGCCGTATACCAGCACATCTGCCGCCTTGCAGGGACGTGCTGCCGGTGTGATTGTTCAACAGACCGGAGGTGAACCGGGAGGTACAGTTCCTACGATCTCTATCCGTGGTGGAGGTACTCCGCTTTATATTATTGATGGTATTATACGCGAACCTCTTGATTTTAATGCCTTGACTTCTTCGGATATAGAGTCTATATCCGTTTTGAAGGATGCAAGTGCAACGGCTGTATATGGTGCTCAGGCAGGTAATGGTATTGTACTTGTAACAACCAAAAGAGGTAATAGTGAAAAGATCAATATTGATTATACGGCAGGTTTTGATTGGAGCAGACCGACTGTTATTCCGGATCGGGTAAATGCAATTGAATATGTTACTTCTGCTAATAAAGCAGCCGAATATGACGGACGTGGTGCTTATGCTATGTATTCGGAAGATGTGGTAAATAAAGTATTGAATCATTCTGATCCAGCTAACTACCCGGATAATGACTGGCTGAAAATGGCGATTAATAATTTTGCACCTCAAATGAGGCATAATCTATCTATGTCGGGTAAATCAAAAAACGGTGTGAAGTATTATACGTCTTTGGGCTATCTGAATCAGGAGTCTTTGTTTAAACAGTCTCATAATAATACGTTTAAACGTTATAACATCAGGAGTAATGTTTCTTCGAGTTTTGATAATATTGGTTTGGAAGTCGGTTTGAATCTGGATGCAATTCTGGAAAAAAGAAATCCGAATCCGTACGGACAATCATTGATTTGGAGAAACTTGCTGGCTTATAATAAACCAATTGATGTCGCTTATAATCCGGATGGAACCTATAGTGCTCTTTCTGTTCATCCTCTGGCTTGGTTAGATAAGGAATCGGGTTATGATCGGGTGTCGGATAATATATTGAATGCGCAATTATATGCTACCTGGGCATTGCCGTGGGATAAAGGTTTGAAATTTAAAATTTTAGCAAACTCCCGTTACTCAAACTATAATAGAAAGTATTTCCAATCCAGTGCTCCTCAATATTCTCCTGCAGGGGAATTGAAAGAGGCTTCACCTTCAGATATGTCATTGACAAACAGCTGGTGGCGTAATAATACATTGGAAGCGAGCGTGGAATATAGTAGGGCGATTGATCGTCATTTCTTTGAAGTACAAGGAGTGTATAGCTATTATAATACAACGAATGAAGAGTTCAGTGCGTCGAGAAATGGTTTTATTTCAAATGATTTCGACCAACTGTTCGCAGGAGATGCAACTACACAGCAAAATACAGGAACTGCACAGGAAGGTGCACGTATCGGTTATGTCGGACGTTTGCGATACAATTATGCTGATAAATATTTGGTAGAAGGAAACTTCCGCTATGATGGGTCTGATAATTTTGCAAGAGATCAGCGTTGGGGATTTTTCCCTTCAGGTGCTTTGGCGTGGGTTGTTTCTGAAGAAGGCTTTATGCGTAGTTTGAAAGACAAACAGATTATCGATTTCTTCAAGATCAGGGCTTCTTACGGACAGGTCGGTTTGGAAACCGGTGTTACTCGTTTCGGTTATATTCCTACATATTCTTATAATTCTCAGTCGGCAGTTGTCGGTGGTCAGTTCGTTGCCGGATTTACAGAAGGTAATTTGGTTTCAAATGCGTTGAGTTGGTATACAAAAGATGTTTTTGATATCGGTTTTGATATGGCTTTCCTGAACAATCATTTGAATTTTACTTTCGATTACTATTATTATAAGACAAAGGGTTATTTGATTTCTCCACAGAACCGTTATACGACTACGTTGGGTAAAGATTTGCCACAGGTGAAATCAAAGAGTGTTCATCGTCGGGCCGGCTATGAAGCTATGGTGAGATACAAGAACAAAGTGGGTGATTTGAATTATGATTTGGGCTTTAACTTTACCACTTATGATGAATTATGGGAAGTGAATGAGAGTGAATCGGAAGCCACTTTGAAGAATCCGAAGAAACGTTCGACTCATCAGAAGAATTATTTTGGAAATGCATATCATTCTGGCGGCATTTATCAGAATGTAGGGGATGTATTGGATAATCCTCGTTTCCTGAGTGCTACGGAATTGAAACCGGGTGACCTGTCTTATATCGATGTGAATGGAGATGGTAAAATCGATTCGGAAGATCAGGTGAGAATAGGAAAACCTTTCTTCCCTTCTTTCAACTATGGTTTTGATTTCAATTTGGAATATAAAGGCTTCTTCCTGTATGGCTTGTTCCAGGGAACGGGACCACGTTATGTAGAGTTGGGAGGTCTGATGAAAGGTGGAAATACAATGGAAATGAACTATAAGTATCAGTTGGATTTCTGGGCTCCGGATAATACGGATGCAGCCTATCCGCGTGCCTCTTCTTATCAGAATATCAATAGCTCCAATAATACACAATCATCGGATTTCTGGATTAAAAATGCCAGTTATTTCCGTATGAAGAGTTTACAGTTTGGCTATGACTTCAAGAATATCTTACTTAAAAATGTAAGTGCGATTAGTAAATTGAAACTGTCAGTGATGGGAACTAACCTCTTTACTATATCTGGAGTGAAAGATTATTTCGATCCGGAAGTTGTGGATGGTAGCGGACAGGGCTATCCGGTTCAGCAGACATTCTCAGTTGCATTAAATGTTGGATTTTAA
- a CDS encoding FecR domain-containing protein, with protein sequence MTDKDQIQLIISAYLSGKATVKECRELEEWVKQSPDNNRYFQEMRNIWQVMHPAFNPSEIDVSEAEKNILANIAATKRNIVRTILVYWQRVAAILLLPLLILCTYLYLNKESDLYDTIEYQEVKSPHGTFSEVRLPDGTNVWLNGGSSLKYPLAFRKGERDVFLNGEGYFEVHSDKENPFIVKTDQITLRATGTAFNIEAYNTDSITAVTMVNGKIDVAFGNSSPVAMVPGERASFNSQTKQCLIAKTDPYKWYAWKDGLMIFRDDPLSYVFKRLGLTFNVNIDLKDPSLANAPYRATFEYESLDEILRLLEMSAPLHFKQNKRVKDKNNTYEKQTIEVYKRKR encoded by the coding sequence ATGACAGACAAAGATCAAATACAACTTATTATATCAGCTTATCTATCCGGAAAAGCAACCGTGAAGGAATGCCGTGAACTGGAAGAATGGGTGAAGCAATCGCCTGATAATAACCGCTATTTCCAGGAAATGCGTAATATCTGGCAGGTGATGCATCCTGCTTTTAACCCCTCTGAGATTGACGTATCTGAAGCTGAAAAAAATATTCTGGCAAATATCGCAGCCACGAAGAGGAATATAGTCCGTACTATATTGGTCTATTGGCAGCGTGTAGCCGCTATCCTTCTTCTGCCTTTGTTGATTCTTTGTACTTATTTATACCTGAATAAAGAGAGTGACCTGTATGATACGATAGAATATCAGGAGGTGAAATCTCCTCATGGGACTTTTTCCGAGGTGCGTTTGCCCGATGGAACCAATGTTTGGCTGAATGGCGGAAGCTCTCTGAAATATCCTTTGGCTTTCCGGAAAGGTGAACGGGATGTCTTCTTAAACGGTGAAGGATATTTTGAAGTACATTCCGATAAAGAAAACCCTTTTATCGTCAAAACCGATCAGATAACCCTGCGAGCTACGGGTACGGCTTTTAATATAGAAGCCTATAACACCGATTCGATTACGGCTGTTACGATGGTCAATGGCAAGATCGACGTTGCTTTCGGAAACTCTTCTCCGGTCGCTATGGTTCCGGGAGAACGTGCTTCCTTTAATAGTCAGACCAAGCAATGCCTTATCGCAAAGACCGATCCGTATAAATGGTATGCCTGGAAAGATGGATTAATGATATTCCGGGATGATCCGTTGTCATATGTATTTAAACGCCTCGGACTTACCTTTAATGTCAATATAGATTTGAAAGATCCTTCTTTGGCAAATGCTCCGTATCGTGCAACGTTTGAATATGAATCATTGGATGAAATATTACGATTGCTGGAAATGAGTGCCCCTCTGCACTTCAAACAAAATAAGAGGGTGAAGGATAAGAACAATACTTATGAGAAGCAAACAATAGAAGTTTATAAAAGAAAAAGGTGA
- a CDS encoding RNA polymerase sigma-70 factor, whose amino-acid sequence MGKLEKQQEIFILSALKQDSKEAFSILFQTYYADLVLFCGNFIRDKDSCEDIVQSIFLKLWSDRKNIQIETSLKSYLLKAVRNSCLDEFRHLEIIRQHEAEYESITLDSYDTDNYILHSDLSDHLYRALEKVPELYREAFMLNRFEGLKYREIAEQLNVSERTVEVRVSKTLDLLRKYLKDFFLFLISIGIP is encoded by the coding sequence ATGGGAAAACTGGAAAAACAACAAGAAATCTTTATCCTGTCTGCTTTGAAGCAAGACAGCAAAGAGGCTTTCTCCATCTTGTTCCAGACCTATTATGCCGACCTCGTGTTGTTTTGTGGTAACTTTATAAGAGACAAGGATTCGTGTGAGGATATTGTCCAATCGATCTTCCTGAAGCTTTGGAGTGACCGGAAAAACATACAGATTGAAACCTCTTTAAAATCTTATTTGCTGAAAGCTGTCCGTAACAGTTGTTTGGATGAATTTCGTCATTTGGAAATCATACGTCAGCACGAAGCTGAATATGAGAGTATCACATTGGATTCATACGATACGGATAATTATATATTGCATTCGGATCTGTCCGATCATTTGTATCGTGCGCTTGAGAAAGTACCCGAACTATATCGGGAAGCTTTTATGTTGAATCGTTTTGAAGGATTGAAATACAGAGAGATTGCAGAGCAGCTGAATGTCTCTGAACGTACTGTGGAAGTCCGCGTCAGTAAGACGCTGGATCTATTGCGAAAATATTTGAAGGATTTCTTTCTATTTCTTATATCAATCGGTATTCCCTAA